In Phocoena phocoena chromosome 8, mPhoPho1.1, whole genome shotgun sequence, the following are encoded in one genomic region:
- the LOC136127237 gene encoding olfactory receptor 2AT4-like, which translates to MDATACNGSKDSSPIFYLVGIPSLREFLFLPVSFIFLFFYLLILVGNTLILVAMVAEPRLHKPMYFFLINLSALDILFTTSTVLKMLSLLFLGDHYLGFSACFLQMYLFHGLNCSEAFILVVMAYDHYVAICRPLHYLVLMTPQTSAALTASAWLTALLLPIPAVLQTFHMAFDNTVHIYHCFCDHLAAVQASCSDTTPQTFMGFCIAMVVPFLPLLLVLLSYAHILASVLRISSREGRSKAFSTCSSHLLAGTYYSSIAIAYVAYRADLPLDFHIMGNVVHAILAPVLNALIYMLRNKDVKAAITKITCPQDPGHSGDP; encoded by the coding sequence ATGGATGCCACAGCCTGTAATGGATCAAAAGACTCTTCACCCATCTTCTACCTGGTGGGCATCCCCTCTCTACGGGAGttcctcttcctccctgtctccttcATCTTCTTGTTCTTCTACCTGCTTATCCTGGTGGGTAACACCCTGATCCTGGTGGCCATGGTGGCAGAGCCCAGACTCCACAAGCCCATGTACTTCTTCCTGATCAACCTCTCAGCCCTGGACATCCTCTTCACCACATCCACTGTCCTAAAGATGTTATCTCTCCTCTTCCTCGGGGACCACTACCTCGGCTTCTCTGCCTGCTTCCTGCAGATGTACCTATTCCACGGCCTTAACTGCTCTGAAGCCTTCATCCTGGTGGTCATGGCCTATGACCACTATGTGGCTATCTGCCGCCCACTGCACTACCTTGTCCTCATGACCCCACAGACCAGTGCTGCACTGACAGCCAGTGCCTGGCTCACTGCCCTCCTTCTGCCCATCCCAGCAGTGCTGCAGACCTTCCACATGGCTTTTGACAACACTGTTCACATCTACCACTGCTTCTGTGACCACTTGGCTGCGGTCCAGGCCTCCTGCTCTGACACCACGCCCCAGACCTTCATGGGCTTCTGCATCGCCATGGTGGTGcccttcctgccccttctcctGGTGCTTCTTTCCTATGCCCACATCCTGGCCTCAGTGCTTCGCATCAGCTCCCGAGAAGGACGCTCAAAAGCCTTCTCCACCTGCAGCTCCCACCTCCTGGCTGGCACCTACTACTCATCCATTGCCATAGCCTACGTGGCCTACAGGGCTGACCTACCCCTCGACTTCCACATCATGGGCAACGTGGTGCATGCTATTCTCGCACCTGTCCTCAATGCTCTCATCTACATGCTGAGGAACAAGGATGTCAAAGCAGCCATTACCAAAATAACATGTCCCCAAGACCCAGGGCATTCTGGGGACCCTTGA